The window CCCAGCTGCTTTGAGACTATTATGTTTCGTATTTATTAGTAGCCACGCTTTTAATGCCTCGCTGTGCCTTTCATCGTATTGTTTTATTCCCAAAATGCATATTAATTTCTTCAACACTGACGAAGTCTGCAAATTGTTGAATGCATCAGTTCACATTAGAGCAATGAGGAAAAGACTAATTGAATGTATTGGTTGCACGTGTCTTCAGGAGGTGTGTGTCCATGACTATTTGGCGGTGCGGATGTGTGGGGAGATGATCAACGACCCCACTGCCCCCGAGGTTCGCCTCTACGCCAAGACTCTCAGCAACCTGGAGCTAAGCAGAGACGAGACAGTCCGGAAGGACCTGGAGACGCTGCTGCAACAGCTTCTACAGGTATATAGTTGAAACACAGCCTTTCATATTTACCTGTATCTTCATAcccagggctgcagctaacaatatttttttattatcagttAGGCTGCAGGTTTtctcaatcaatcaaaaaaatctccttTAGCTTCCTAGCGCAAGGTGACATCTACCGATGCCTTCTTTTATTCAAACCCccaaatattcaatttactATCGTATTAAAGAGTAAATAGCGCCAAATTGTTACATACGTAATCACAAGGCACTTTACCTATTAAGGTcgtgacctcacaatattagagaaacccaacagttcccacaatgagcaatcacttggcgactgtggagagaaaaaactcccgtttaacaggaagaaatctctagtAGAACTGGACTCagctgtgggcggaacatctgccacgaccggttggggtgagaggtTAAGAGAGTGGGATACAAACCCTGTGGGAAATGTGAAATTTATAATTGTTCGGTGGTCCTTTTCTTCAGGTGGTGAAGGATCGCGTCTGTCACCGTGCTCTGATGAAGATGGTCTGTCAGCTACTGGACGCAACGCAACAGGCCGAGCTCCTCAGCGCCTGCGCACTACAACCAGTGGATGTCAATGCAGATGGTAcatatgttaaaaaagaaaaggggggggggcaaactgTATAAAATACCACCTGACATCTCACTGAGCAGCCATATAAAATGTTATCTTCTCAGTGTAACTAGATTTACTCTAATTTGTGACAACTCCTATGAAAGGATTAAGTCTTACTAGCAGAAGGTTTCTAAGTGGATTAAAACATGCCCAACTCCATCCGGCTCAGTGTCTGTCAAGACAAATAGAGCTtgcggagagagaaaaaaataattttctgtctGCTATGTTTCCACAGAGGCTGCAACAGAAGATCCATCTAAATCTGCAAAGAGAGGAAAACGAGGTAATGCAGGTTTATATATTCACCCAAAATTGCAGTTGTATATCTTGCCGGTGTATTTTTAGAGCTCTTCCCATCTCCTCGAGAGGAGTTGACTCAGCGCTGTGAAGTAACCCGAGTCTTTGTGCGCACAGGTCAGAGGAAAGTGTGCACAGCGAAAGGAGGCAGAAAGTCGAGCAGGAGGGCAGAGTcgtcagaggagaggtgggtcTTTTCCTTTGTTCCCATCTGTGCACAAGGAAACTCGGAGGCTGAAGCCATTGCACACGATGACCATCACTTTATTTTGCTCATTCTCATATTTAGCTTGTTgtgctcctttttcttttgttttggctACAGTGATGGAGAAAATGTTCCCGAGTCAGTTCAGCTGATGCGTCCGTCACGTAGAGCCAAAACTGCAGCTCTAGAGAAAACGAAGCTGGATCTCAACACCCTCATCAACCAGGAGGCCAATGTGTCATAGAGGACAGGTTATGAATGGTCAATTCTcaaataaaaactacaatttGTTACTTTTACTTAGAATTCAAGTGTTCCTGTTCCATATTCTTCATAAATAAATTTCTGTTATAACAAAATTACTTTGGCATCAGTAAGTTGTCATTTTAATCattaatgtgaaatgtgtcaatAAAGCTTGTCCTTTTATCACAACCAGATCATTGGTGTCCAATATTTTTGGCtcagtactgtacatacagaacTGATTTGCCAATGCAAAATTTATTGGCTGGAGATGATCAATATGAACAACAGTAAGTGAGGGTGCAAAACATGGACACGCTAGTGGCCCATGTACCAAAGTTCTGACCACGCTTTACAGTGAAAACTGGTTTGTGGCTCTTATGTTTCGGTCGACTATATAAATCATATCCCTCACTCGTTATTTCAAAAGACTCTTTATTGTTCCGATTGCAGACACTGGTTTGCGCATCTGTAGCGGACAGTataaaaacacatcataaagaaaatatacaacaaCTGTTTAGCACCAGGTTCTTCAACAGAGGGTTATTCATCACGACACTGAGCCACCCAACCTCGCTGCTGTTGACATGGCAACCATAGTGACATACACACGATACGCACTACAGGTTAAAGTTTTGACCCACAGCCATACACCCTGGATCAAACAGGAATCTGATCCAAGATTAGTGTTTCATCGATCAACTCTCTCGGCCTCGTGTCTCACAGTTGATAAGCAGAAGAGCAGAAGGCCTCGCTGAGCTCCAGTGGAGGTAGGCATCCCTCGCTGCAACTTGTGGAAGattaagacaaacaaaaaaaaaacaggaaatcttCACAACACCTCTCCCACCTGCATTTAAAGGTAAATAATGCTATtatgttaatgaaaaaaaacaggtaatgCTATGATGGCAATTAAGGATATGTTAATATTCTCCTTCATTTAGGAGCACAaatcaggtggggggggggggggcttagtTTGTAAAATAATATCTTTTAAGATCACATTGCACGGCTATGGAAACAACTGAAGTAACATCCCAGGCCATTGTACTGGTTTACATCCATTCGTCTgtcagcaataataataataaaataattactaCGTACTGATAAATCATCTGGGTTTGTATTGCACCAAATAGATCCTCTAGTTTTACAGTGGGGGTTGGTAGTGGGACATGGGGTGTGCAAAATATTGGGGAGGAATATGCGTAGTGGGATTAATAATCTCAGATGAACTAGTGCAAGAAGTAGATCCGACACAATCACATAAcgataaatgaattaaaacaaatcagatcCCAAAGACCATAAACCAAAACTTCTTAATCAGAATCTACTTTCTACAACTGCATAACGACACTTCCTTCATCACTTCACGTAAACCTCTGGGTTTGGAATTTGTGGTTTGTTTGGAAAGAATTATTGAAGTTGTGCTAAATGTAGTGTGGCGCTAAGACTAAGACAAATAttgtttaaatgacaaaatgtgtggtttcagtACAGACCAATGACTTCAACACAGGACTTTATATTTAGGGTCCATACACACATCGTGAAGGGGCTAAAAGAATTCCTTCATTCATATATAGTATATTATTTTTGGCCACTGGTTTGCAATACGACAACTGTGACTGTAgcaaacaaggaagagaatgtCATTACATTTCGatcaaaagtttttaaaacttAGAACACAAATGATTAAATTAGAAACTTGTAATTTAAACAGTGCCACAAGAGGATGactataaataaagatgaacttTTGGGGAATATTTAAGAGCTGTACAATAATGAGTATTTAAAGTATTAGTTTCAGATAAAGATTATTTGGAGATGGAGGCCTTCATAATGaggtatgtttttttggggggggggggggtcccatTAAATCTCTGTAATGATTTGATCTGAAATCGTTCAGAAAGACAAAGgcaagttgacaaaaaaaacaaaaaaaaaccaatatcaAATATTCTGTACATACGTATCCAAGGATAAAAATAGTGCAACATCAAGCTTTTGTTAAGTTAGACTGCTACATAACTGCTGAGTGTTAGACTGAGCCAGAGAGGGACGGTCCGTCCATGTGGTCAGCTCAGTGTCAAAAGGCACCACGTTAAAACCACAGTCCCTTTCCCAGGAAGGAGGAGGCCTCATGCTTCATTCAGTTCTCtgtcagaaaagaaagagagcaaaagTGATTTGAGAGGGTTGcttgataaatgtgttttagtgATGTTCAATAAAAGAAGCAAGGTAGTTACCTAACACAAAGTCACACCATCTTGGCCCGGTCAGGCCCTTCATTCTGGATTGTCTCAACGTTTTCGCAGGCGGTGGTTGTGGTGGTTCCGTTGACACAACCCCTGGACTTTTGTATttgcctctctgcctcccctccgGCATCTCGTCCTGCTCCTGGAGTGATTGAGGTGCAGAACCCGCCGGCTCTCTAGGGGCAGTCCTCCCGTTCATGCTTattctttcagttttcacagCTTTAACAACTCCTACCaattctctctcccttcctgcaAACAGATATGCAGAGGGCGACCCGTCATCCAGTGTCACAGTACAGGAGTCCCACTCTTCCTCCGTCGATTCATTGTCTGGAGAGTTGATCTTCCTCAGAAACACCCGGCACTCCTTCAGGGTCTCAGGACTCCAGGCTTTCGAACAGAGGTTCTGCTCTTTGGGTACGTCCACTGGCTCCTGAGTTTGGTCGAGAGAACTGGAGGCAGAACTGTTCTCCAAACAGTCTGATAACTGATCTTTTGCTGATCTGTGTAATGCCTTAcatctttgttgttgtccacGTACTGCATGTCCATTTGAACAACTTGTAACtgcttttaaggtttttttattcctttgcCTCTTTCGCCACCTTTCCCTTTCTTCCCGGGTAAGGAACCTTGTCCTTGCTCTAAGTACAGTGGCCTGGTAGTTTCCAAAGGCTCTGCTCTGCCACCATTGGCCTCCTTGATTGAACCTGCCTGTCGCAAACCTGGGGGTGAAAAGCCGTCGCCTTATATGTGTTGGCAGAGGAGCATTATTTCTCTTTCCCAACCTTCTTTGAGCCTGTCGATGTTGTAAAGGACTTTTTGGCACCGTTTTGGCAAACTTCTTGATGTGTTTGCGCAGTCGCTCCGCCTGAGGACTGTGGCAAACACTTTTGCTGTTGGCAGAACGAGGAAAGTGCCCAGGTTCATAAGGGTTACGGGAGCTTGGCTTCTTGACAATAGCCAGAgactgtgtctctgtggtctGCATAAACCAGGAGCACAGCTGCTGCATGCTACAGGACCTTGGTGTGTTAGGGGGACAATCGAAAAGAGTTCGAACCACAGAGGAATGTTTCGACTTCCTGGTAAATGAATTGTTGCATTTGGTGCCTAATTTAGAATTAAaggccatttctttttcttggttCTCCACAGTCCCTGACACCCAGGTGTCGGAGATGAGTCGTATTCGCCTGGCAAGCTCCTGGTTCGTTGTCTTTTCCTCAGTTGACGCAGCCCACCACCTCAGTGTCTCTTTTGGGGTAAAGATTGAGTCTACAGATACCCCTGCCACTCTGCTCAGGTCCTGAGAGATGTTATTCCTCTTGTCTTGTCCAAAGAGCtgtcttttcccccctgaaGCTTCAGCACTACTCTGTTgctcctcctttctcctttcATTGCTGGCCTTGTTTAGCAGAAGTTGTTTTGAGCGCCGTAGCAGAGCGTTACTGTGGCTGTATGACCTAGAGGTGGAGGTGGCAACAGCGTGCAAAAAGTGGATGGAGGGCTTTCTCACTCTCATTGAGTGACGTACTGCTACAACTGGATTGTGCAGCCTatctttactttctttttttgtttctatccCTTTCTCCGTTTGACTGCTTCTGTTTGCTGACTGATAACTGATTGTCCTGGGTTCTTTGGCAAATTGGAATTCTGACAGAAGTCCTTGCTTATGAATTTGTGTTTCGGGAGACTGCCGAGTATCCCGGTTGATCTGAATTTTGCGTTGCCGAGGTGACACTGAGGTCACTGTAACTGAGATCCCAGAGATTTTAACTTTTGCAGGTCTACCCGGTTTCCTTGAGGGCACAGAATCATCCCCTTTCTGACATTTGATGTTCCTGCTAGATAGAGGGGCAGACTCTTTCACAGGGCTGACAAAATTTAACTCCTCTGACAATTCTGTCGAGGTGGTTTCGATGTTACCTGAGCTGGTCTTAGAGTTGTGCATTAAAATGCCCAAGTCACTTTTAAGGCCCACTGCTTGCCAGGCATCATGGAATTCTGTTTGTAGCTGGTCAAAGCCCTCAGACACCATTCGTTTGTTTCTCCTTGAACGGCCATACACAACCGTTATTTTGAGGTTCTTGTTTACATTCTCCTCAGCATCAGATACTGTAACAGATTTTCCGCTTATTTCTGTCCCAATTGTCAAATCCACAACCTTCTGCTTGCGTGGTCGACCAATTGGTCTCTTCACTTTCTGCTCCAGCTGTGGTCCCAGCTTCTTTGGCCGGCCTGGACGCCTTTTAGGAGGAGTAGATTCATGAAAAGATATTAAGTCACATGGTGATCTCTGGCTCTCGGTTCCAGCAAGACGCTTTGTTGGAGTACTTTCACCTGATCTTCTGGAACCTATTTTAGGTGATGAGGAAACTGACTTGGGGGAAGAGGTGGACTTGCTTAGCGGAGATGCTGTTTTGGGTGTTGTGGAGGCAGACTTGACTGGTGACGATGCCGACTTGGAGGGTGAAGACACAGACTTGCTTCGCGGAGATGCTGATTTGGGTGTTGAGGAGGCAGACTTGACTGGTGACGATGCCGACTTGGAGGGTGAAGACACAGACTTGCTTCGCGGAGATGCTGATTTGGGTGTTGAGGAGGCAGACTTGACTGGTGACGATGCCGACTTTGAGGGGGAAGACACAGACTTGCTTCGCGGAGATGCTGATTTAGGTGTTAAGGAGGCAGACTTGACTGGTGACGATGCCGACTTTGAGGGGGAAGACACAGACTTGCTTCGCGGAGATGCTGATTTAGGTGTTGAGGAGGCAGACTTGACTGGTGACGATGACAACTTGGAGGGTGAAGAGACAGACTTGCTTCGCGGAGATGCTGATTTGGGTGTTGAGGAGGCAGACTTGACTGGTGACGATGCCGACTTGGAGGGTGAAGACACGGACTTGATCCGCGGAGATGCTGATTTGGGTGTTGAGGAGGCAGACTTGACCGGGGAAGATGCCGACTTGGAGGGTGAACCAGCAGATCTTGCGGGTGAGGTAGTAGACTTTAGTGgtgaagaaaatgattttacttTTGATGTACGAGACTCAGTGCTCTGGCCTTTTGGTTTCTCAGGTGTCCCTGACCATGAAGAAACTTCACATGGATCAAATGGTTGCTCTGCTTGTGAACTAGAACCACAGCTTGCTGATTTGAGACTATATCTGACTCCTTCTTTATCTTTTACTGCTGATACAAACATGAGCTTAATTGGGCTAGTGTACTCAACAAGGGAGTTGGGGGGTTTCTTAACACAGGGGGCAGACTTGACGGTGACATTCCTATTTGATGAATTTTGGGGCATCCTTGAATCTGGCTTTGAGACTTGTAGTCTTTGTGGAGATGATCGAAGCCTTCCAATAGGCTTGGCAGCACAGTCACTGCCATCTGTCCTAATATCCAAGTTGCATTTTGCAGGACTCTTCTCTTTGGCAGCCATAGTTTCTGACTCGGGGTAAGATGGTCCACACCGCTCTCTCTGTGTTGATTGAAGGGCAATCTTCCCTGTATGCTCAGACGTGGACAGAGTGGTGTCATTTCTTGATTCAAGCTGAGTGTCATTACTTTCTGGATCTTTGGATAAGGCGTCCAAAGTTCCATATGTCAAAACCTTCTCCTTTTGTGTTCTCTGGTTAAATATACTGTCAGAGAAACatgcaacaaaaaacatcttcctgGGCTCAGTGACATAGGAGGAAAAGCGCTGTGGAGGGACTATGTTCCTTCTGGTTCTTCTTGCCTCCTTGGAGTGGTTTGATTGACATTTCTGCCTCTTTCTAATAGGACTATGACAATCTTTACCCATGCCTGGTCTATTCTCACTGTTGGAGCATTGACTAGATGGGGCTTCTTCATAGTTCTTGTCGCTTCCAGGAATGCTGACCTCACCACCTTCTTTACAGGGCCTGTTGCACTGCTTTGCTGAGGTTACAGCAACTGTaatctctgtttctttttgtctacCGTAACCCTTTGAGCTTTGTTTGCCAGACTTGCTCTGCAACTCAGGGGTGGGTATCTGAGTGCCTGTGTGAATAAgatctttttcctcatttgatATTTCCcattccttctcctctgctttaATGTCTTCTGTTACTATTACTGTCTGTAtctcatcttttatttcattcttgcCACTTTCTACAGATAGCATTTTCAGTGGTCTCTCTTCAACTTTATGATTCTCTACAGGTTCTACACCTTCCATTTCTCTCTTAGACTCCCCTTTAGCTAGGTTTGAGTCTGTTGAAGTGCATGATGTAGTTGCAGTATCCTTTCCATCATTCAATCTTGTCCTCTTGGCTGATGGCCCCCTTCTCCTATTGCACGACTGGTCAAGCAGGGCAAACTCCCTTTTAATTTGTAAGGTATGCCTTCTGGCTGAAGAGTCATCAGCAGGTGTTGCTATTGCTGCTAGGACTTCCTGTCGACGTCGGGAGCGGGTATTAGGTGACTTGGGCTCTTTGCTATCATGGCGATTGAACAGCTCACTGAGATTGTAGTCACTACCATTgcctttgtgaagcactttggtgatGATTTCAGTCAGATGGGCATCAGCATGAAACTGCAGATCTGCTGAGGGTGACAGCAGCTCCTGGTTTTCAGAAACATTAATGGCTGTAGAAACTGGAGGTGGGTCTTTCTCTAGAGGTTTGATTGTCTCCAGTTTCTCACTGAAGCGATTCACAACATCCTGCAGTAAAGTCCCACTTGGGTTCTGCTCAGCCTGACTCTTTTGGGTCTTACACTCATCTTCCGTAACTGTATCCACATCTGCATTGTGGTTGCGTGCATTCACAAGGTCATGTTTAACTATAATGTTGGTTTCCTCCTCTTGTCTatggtgaaggagggagggtggCTTTTCATCAGTTTTCTTACTGATGTCTGAGGGGATaggggacagagggggaggagaggggctcTGCTCTCTTTTCAGGATAGGACAAGGAGGATCCATATCTACTACCCCTCTTTCTATTTTGTTCTCGACCTGTATTAGACAGGTATGGTTTGAGTTACAGTGACAAGAATGGGGGGAATGTTGGTTACAGCAGATTGATGACGAAGGGCATAAACTAGAGAGTGGAGTGCACAGTGAAGGGGATTTGGACAATGTAGGAGAGGATGTAAATGAACACACTATGTTGTTGATACGACCAACAGCCAGGCTTTGACAGGAAATGCAGTGCAGCCTCTTGGGGCACAGAACAGTGTAGGTTTCCATCCTGCACCTCTGCACACAACAGTAGCTTGAACTCTGAGAACCATCATTTCTACAGTCTTTTAAAGGGTAGAGATGGATGCTACAATTGGACTTGGAGTCTCCTGAATGGCACATTGTGCTCCCATGACCTTGATGATCACAATCCATTAAAGGGTAGAATGAGCTGCTGTTATGGGCTTTACATTCAGTATGTGTGACTGCATGGGGGTTAACATTATCCTGTGGGTGAACACCACAGTGACAGCAGTAAGATTCAGTTTGACCTGAAGGTCTGCGATTTAGCAAAGATAGCAATTTTTGCTGGCGTGCCACCTTCAGGATCTGGTAGAGTAAGGTACGGTGTGCTAGGCAAAGTGTGCTGAGAACAGCATCCAACGCTGAACTCTCACGACAGTTCTTCCCTTGCTGTACCAGATTTCCCAGTTCTTCTGTAAATGATGGCAGCATGGAGCTagaatcaaaaatgaaaagatgagagTTAGATTTTACTCCACTGAGCCAGTGtccaacaacaaataaatactgAGAGAGTGAAGTTAGATGTGTTATTTCCTGTATACAATGTTGTGGCATTTCATTCATGTGAGAATGATATAATTATAATACTGGGGTCTTTCTGATTCACGTATTTAAGATTAATTCTTTTTGGAGTACTGCCATGTgtttaaagctgttttcagacattaacaCAAAATTTCATCCAGATATTTTCTGGTGTTTGACATTAATATATGACGAACTTAGtgggagattgtcagagtcagccgcattcacaacagcaggataatccctggaacattctgtggtgtctctGAAGAGAAGCAGGATGCTCcgatgttttagttttttttacatgtaatCTACGTGGCCATTTGCTCGCTGAAATTACTCCGCAGATTCTCCTgctttattctcacatgggcaGTTGAATGGGAAAGTTCTGGTGTACACAAGAAGTCCCTGGCCAATTTCATCTTAACGTGAAAGAAGAACTGTCCTATAAACCGTTAGTAATCTGCAAAATCCTGAAACAGACCACTGTGTGGATAGAAATTATGAAAGGTCACTGATTAGAGAATTGTTTTATTGATGAGTTGCTAAAGGCAAATGATAACATTCTGCTAAAAGCAGAAGGAACGATTGTAGAAACGCTCAAACCTAAATTTTCTTTCAACAGCTCTTTAACCAACAAAATGACAGCTCAAAAAAGACCCTAATGT is drawn from Scophthalmus maximus strain ysfricsl-2021 chromosome 8, ASM2237912v1, whole genome shotgun sequence and contains these coding sequences:
- the lcorl gene encoding uncharacterized protein lcorl isoform X1, whose protein sequence is MCEALWGLVEGGACCAPSGQLRARLLPRYTVRSLFPWLRGRERGEGRTMATVQCPRCTVERKGFRRELDSWRHKLIHCVGFESILGGIYGPMLLRDLNVFDDCEPEEVDDWSPEASCSQCSFCNLPLDKLSDQVPAATSPLSSPSDYSPCQAPSISESSQSAHRFLQAVFNKKDVPLGCDSNIPLVAQELMKKMVHQFAMDYASKCLIHTSTNGVRTKTSSPLSETSDAPLDLTVCRTQEEKECEPELDGVLDLSNRNPASSATSSSSSSSSSNIKVSGSMLPSFTEELGNLVQQGKNCRESSALDAVLSTLCLAHRTLLYQILKVARQQKLLSLLNRRPSGQTESYCCHCGVHPQDNVNPHAVTHTECKAHNSSSFYPLMDCDHQGHGSTMCHSGDSKSNCSIHLYPLKDCRNDGSQSSSYCCVQRCRMETYTVLCPKRLHCISCQSLAVGRINNIVCSFTSSPTLSKSPSLCTPLSSLCPSSSICCNQHSPHSCHCNSNHTCLIQVENKIERGVVDMDPPCPILKREQSPSPPPLSPIPSDISKKTDEKPPSLLHHRQEEETNIIVKHDLVNARNHNADVDTVTEDECKTQKSQAEQNPSGTLLQDVVNRFSEKLETIKPLEKDPPPVSTAINVSENQELLSPSADLQFHADAHLTEIITKVLHKGNGSDYNLSELFNRHDSKEPKSPNTRSRRRQEVLAAIATPADDSSARRHTLQIKREFALLDQSCNRRRGPSAKRTRLNDGKDTATTSCTSTDSNLAKGESKREMEGVEPVENHKVEERPLKMLSVESGKNEIKDEIQTVIVTEDIKAEEKEWEISNEEKDLIHTGTQIPTPELQSKSGKQSSKGYGRQKETEITVAVTSAKQCNRPCKEGGEVSIPGSDKNYEEAPSSQCSNSENRPGMGKDCHSPIRKRQKCQSNHSKEARRTRRNIVPPQRFSSYVTEPRKMFFVACFSDSIFNQRTQKEKVLTYGTLDALSKDPESNDTQLESRNDTTLSTSEHTGKIALQSTQRERCGPSYPESETMAAKEKSPAKCNLDIRTDGSDCAAKPIGRLRSSPQRLQVSKPDSRMPQNSSNRNVTVKSAPCVKKPPNSLVEYTSPIKLMFVSAVKDKEGVRYSLKSASCGSSSQAEQPFDPCEVSSWSGTPEKPKGQSTESRTSKVKSFSSPLKSTTSPARSAGSPSKSASSPVKSASSTPKSASPRIKSVSSPSKSASSPVKSASSTPKSASPRSKSVSSPSKLSSSPVKSASSTPKSASPRSKSVSSPSKSASSPVKSASLTPKSASPRSKSVSSPSKSASSPVKSASSTPKSASPRSKSVSSPSKSASSPVKSASSTPKSASPRSKSVSSPSKSASSPVKSASTTPKTASPLSKSTSSPKSVSSSPKIGSRRSGESTPTKRLAGTESQRSPCDLISFHESTPPKRRPGRPKKLGPQLEQKVKRPIGRPRKQKVVDLTIGTEISGKSVTVSDAEENVNKNLKITVVYGRSRRNKRMVSEGFDQLQTEFHDAWQAVGLKSDLGILMHNSKTSSGNIETTSTELSEELNFVSPVKESAPLSSRNIKCQKGDDSVPSRKPGRPAKVKISGISVTVTSVSPRQRKIQINRDTRQSPETQIHKQGLLSEFQFAKEPRTISYQSANRSSQTEKGIETKKESKDRLHNPVVAVRHSMRVRKPSIHFLHAVATSTSRSYSHSNALLRRSKQLLLNKASNERRKEEQQSSAEASGGKRQLFGQDKRNNISQDLSRVAGVSVDSIFTPKETLRWWAASTEEKTTNQELARRIRLISDTWVSGTVENQEKEMAFNSKLGTKCNNSFTRKSKHSSVVRTLFDCPPNTPRSCSMQQLCSWFMQTTETQSLAIVKKPSSRNPYEPGHFPRSANSKSVCHSPQAERLRKHIKKFAKTVPKSPLQHRQAQRRLGKRNNAPLPTHIRRRLFTPRFATGRFNQGGQWWQSRAFGNYQATVLRARTRFLTREERERWRKRQRNKKTLKAVTSCSNGHAVRGQQQRCKALHRSAKDQLSDCLENSSASSSLDQTQEPVDVPKEQNLCSKAWSPETLKECRVFLRKINSPDNESTEEEWDSCTVTLDDGSPSAYLFAGRERELVGVVKAVKTERISMNGRTAPREPAGSAPQSLQEQDEMPEGRQRGKYKSPGVVSTEPPQPPPAKTLRQSRMKGLTGPRWCDFVLEN